One region of Syngnathus scovelli strain Florida chromosome 15, RoL_Ssco_1.2, whole genome shotgun sequence genomic DNA includes:
- the LOC125981926 gene encoding four and a half LIM domains protein 1: protein MSASVHCSYCREDLGGRRFVRNEGRPTCVRCHTKFCANSCAECHRPISVESKELNHKGRYWHEDCFRCAKCYKPLAKEPFTTKDERILCGKCCSREEAPRCHTCYKPILAGTESVEYKGNSFHDECFTCCHCKRPMASQSFISKESDVYCSPCYDSKFAKICVSCKKPIITGGVNYQGQPWHGHCFVCSSCSKPLAGSSFTTHKDQAFCVDCYKSTVAKKCSGCQMAITGFGKGVNVVSYDGASWHEYCFNCKQCSLSLANKPFIAKGRDILCSDCGDK from the exons ATGTCAGCCAGCGTGCACTGTTCCTACTGTCGCGAAGACCTCGGCGGCAGGAGATTTGTGCGCAACGAGGGCCGGCCTACGTGCGTGCGCTGCCACACCAAGTTCTGCGCCAACAGCTGCGCCGAGTGCCACCGACCCATCTCCGTGGAATCCAAA GAGCTGAACCACAAGGGTCGCTACTGGCACGAGGACTGCTTCCGATGCGCAAAGTGCTACAAGCCGCTGGCCAAGGAGCCATTCACCACCAAGGATGAACGTATCCTGTGTGGCAAGTGCTGCTCCAGAGAAGAAGCTCCACGCTGCCACACCTGCTATAAACCCATACTTGCTG GCACGGAGAGCGTGGAGTACAAAGGCAACTCATTCCACGACGAATGTTTCACTTGCTGCCACTGCAAGCGACCAATGGCTTCGCAGAGCTTCATCTCCAAAGAGAGCGACGTCTACTGCAGCCCTTGCTACGACAGCAAGTTTGCAAAGATCTGCGTCTCCTGCAAAAAG CCGATCATAACCGGAGGAGTCAACTACCAGGGGCAGCCCTGGCACGGTCATTGTTTCGTGTGTAGCTCCTGCTCAAAGCCTCTGGCTGGGTCCAGCTTCACCACCCACAAGGACCAGGCCTTCTGCGTGGACTGCTACAAGAGCACCGTGGCTAAGAAATGCAGCGGCTGCCAAATGGCCATCACag GTTTTGGCAAAGGGGTGAACGTGGTGAGCTATGACGGAGCCTCCTGGCATGAATACTGCTTCAACTGTAAGCAGTGCTCTCTCAGTCTGGCTAACAAGCCCTTCATAGCTAAGGGCCGGGACATCCTGTGCTCTGACTGCGGTGACAAGTAG
- the adad2 gene encoding adenosine deaminase domain-containing protein 2: MSHAYSLLPEEDITLEEDTTVEETLDSGAVKDNSADIDKDSSETAIETPSSSPVWDTDFHKKYVTVLSSNKFDSLLKMSPDFQACKSHMAAFVLVTEVTDTSGRACDSYQVVALGTGCFSCTSWLVFNGTMVHDCHAIIIARRALQRFLYKQLLLFFDTDPRAKEACIFESSGAGPQLQLKAKTSLHLYTNQCPEGAAKDFYVRGSYLNNWTPLKLYYYAKGSLVPATLLEPSHWAAKVCCISGTDKLCLWTFVGVQGALLSHFIQPLYITSMVLGGQKVYTGYLSDFINECLGNGWEDILPPFYKKYDTRFLCCEEVKPIEESPQHDVLSINWCLGDKDIEVVDSRKGFIDHSSPSVSGPGFSSRLCKRALYSYFRKAAQLGGLSYLLDRPTYHSVKVDASVYQTVKNLIKQHFVSNRSGPWNAKKEVDIFSA; the protein is encoded by the exons atgtcccatgcttacAGTTTGCTACCGGAGGAAGACATAACATTGGAGGAAGACACCACTGTGGAGGAGACCCTGGACTCAGGGGCTGTAAAAG acAACTCTGCTGACATTGACAAGGATTCCAGTGAAACAGCCATAGAAACGCCATCTTCTTCACCAG TTTGGGATACAGATTTCCACAAAAAGTACGTGACGGTATTAAGCAGCAACAAATTCGACAGCCTTTTGAAGATGAGTCCGGATTTTCAAGCTTGCAAGAGCCACATGGCGGCGTTTGTCCTCGT cacagAAGTGACAGACACATCGGGGCGTGCATGTGATTCTTACCAGGTGGTGGCGTTGGGAACTGGTTGCTTCAGCTGCACCAGTTGGCTTGTTTTCAACGGGACGATGGTGCACGACTGTCACGCCATAATCATTGCCAGGCGGGCACTCCAGAG GTTCCTCTACAAGCAgcttctgctcttctttgacacCGACCCGCGGGCCAAGGAAGCATGCATATTCGAGAGTAGCGGAGCCGGGCCGCAGCTTCAGCTCAAAGCCAAGACCAGCCTGCACCTTTACACCAATCAGTGTCCTGAAGGAGCTGCCAAAGACTTCTACGTGAG GGGCTCCTACCTCAACAATTGGACCCCCCTAAAGCTGTATTATTACGCCAAGGGTTCACTGGTGCCTGCTACCCTACTTGAGCCGAGCCACTGGGCGGCCAAAGTGTGCTGCATTTCGGGCACCGACAAGCTGTGTCTCTGGACCTTTGTGGGCGTGCAGGGCGCTCTGctgagccacttcatccagccacTTTACATCACAAGCATGGTGCTCG GTGGCCAGAAGGTGTACACCGGCTACTTGTCGGACTTTATCAATGAATGCCTGGGCAACGGCTGGGAGGACATCCTGCCACCGTTCTACAAGAAATATGACACCAGGTTCTTGTGCTGCGAAGAGGTTAAGCCCATTGAGGAGTCGCCGCAGCACGATGTCCTCAGCATCAACTGGTGCCTTGGAGACAAAGACATTGAAGTGGTTGACAGCAGGAAAGGCTTCATTGACCACAG TTCCCCGTCAGTGAGCGGGCCCGGCTTCTCCAGCAGGCTGTGCAAGAGAGCACTCTACAGTTACTTCCGTAAAGCAGCTCAGCTGGGCGGACTCAGCTACTTGCTGGATCGGCCCACCTATCACAGCGTCAAG GTGGACGCAAGCGTCTACCAGACTGTAAAGAACCTAATCAAGCAGCACTTCGTAAGCAACCGCAGCGGCCCCTGGAATGCTAAAAAGGAGGTGGACATCTTTAGCGCCTGA